Proteins encoded in a region of the Elizabethkingia bruuniana genome:
- a CDS encoding N-acetylornithine carbamoyltransferase, whose amino-acid sequence MAKLQKFTCVDDVPNLEQALQECIDIKNNPLGTPNFGKNKTVGLVFLNPSLRTRISMQKACQNLGLNYIIINAGQDAWTWELHDGAVMDGTTVEHIKDAAKVLSEYCDVIAIRCFPAFKDKEEDTQDKVLNQFIEHATVPIISLESATRHPLQSFTDMLTIKENWKENRKPKVVLTWAPHVKSIAHSVANSFCEWVKEIDADVTVTFPEGYDLDTEYTDGLTITNDQDEALKDADFIYVKNWSSFSDYGATPEVKGDWLLTLEKLKQTNNAKVMHCLPVRRNVEISDEVLDSENALVYQQAGNRLITAQWVLKNIL is encoded by the coding sequence ATGGCTAAATTACAGAAATTTACTTGCGTAGACGATGTCCCCAATCTGGAACAGGCGCTGCAGGAATGTATAGATATTAAGAATAATCCGCTGGGAACACCGAATTTTGGGAAAAACAAAACTGTAGGACTTGTTTTTCTTAATCCTAGTCTTCGTACACGTATCAGCATGCAGAAAGCATGTCAGAATCTTGGTTTAAACTACATTATTATTAATGCAGGACAAGATGCATGGACCTGGGAGCTACATGATGGTGCAGTGATGGACGGAACTACAGTGGAACATATTAAAGATGCTGCAAAAGTATTAAGCGAATATTGTGATGTTATTGCTATTCGTTGCTTCCCTGCTTTCAAAGATAAAGAGGAAGATACACAGGATAAGGTATTGAATCAGTTTATTGAACATGCTACAGTTCCGATTATCTCTTTAGAATCAGCAACCCGACATCCGCTGCAGAGTTTTACGGATATGCTGACGATAAAAGAGAACTGGAAAGAGAACAGAAAACCTAAGGTTGTACTAACCTGGGCGCCTCACGTAAAGTCTATTGCACATTCAGTGGCAAATTCGTTTTGTGAGTGGGTAAAAGAAATAGATGCAGATGTAACGGTTACTTTTCCGGAAGGCTATGATCTGGATACCGAATATACAGACGGATTAACGATTACGAACGATCAGGATGAAGCATTAAAAGATGCAGATTTTATTTATGTAAAAAACTGGTCTTCATTCAGTGATTACGGAGCTACTCCGGAAGTAAAAGGAGACTGGTTGCTAACACTGGAAAAGCTGAAGCAAACTAATAACGCTAAAGTAATGCACTGTCTTCCGGTGAGAAGAAATGTCGAAATCAGTGATGAGGTACTGGACAGCGAAAATGCATTAGTATACCAGCAGGCAGGAAATCGTCTGATTACTGCACAATGGGTACTGAAGAATATTTTATAA
- the argB gene encoding acetylglutamate kinase, producing MKQPLHIIKIGGNIIDNPEKLSAFLGEFSGIKEPKILIHGGGKIATELAEKMDIPQQMIDGRRVTDAETLKLITMVYGGLISKNIVAALSANGDTAIGLSGADANSVLANKRPANPIDFGFVGDVAAVNSENIDKILQAGFVPVFCAITHDGNGQLLNTNADTMASAIATAMSGNYESFLYYCFEKKGVLEDVDNEDSVIPEINPSNYEKLKEEGKIFQGMIPKLDNAFSAIQKGVRAVHILQAEDLSSLILTKRAYGTRITA from the coding sequence ATGAAGCAGCCACTGCATATTATCAAAATCGGGGGGAATATCATTGATAATCCGGAAAAGCTTTCTGCTTTTCTGGGAGAATTTTCTGGCATAAAAGAACCCAAGATTCTGATACATGGCGGTGGGAAAATAGCAACGGAGTTAGCGGAAAAAATGGATATTCCGCAACAGATGATAGATGGACGCAGAGTTACGGATGCAGAGACGCTAAAGCTTATTACAATGGTTTATGGAGGGCTGATCAGCAAAAATATTGTGGCAGCCTTATCTGCAAACGGAGATACAGCTATAGGTCTGTCCGGAGCAGATGCTAATAGTGTACTGGCTAATAAAAGACCTGCTAATCCTATAGATTTTGGTTTTGTAGGAGATGTGGCTGCGGTTAATTCCGAAAATATTGATAAGATATTGCAGGCAGGATTCGTTCCGGTTTTTTGTGCCATTACACATGATGGAAACGGTCAGTTGCTGAATACCAATGCAGATACCATGGCATCTGCAATTGCTACGGCTATGAGCGGAAATTACGAAAGCTTTTTGTATTATTGCTTCGAAAAGAAAGGCGTGCTGGAGGATGTAGACAATGAAGACTCTGTAATCCCAGAAATCAATCCTTCTAATTATGAAAAACTAAAAGAAGAAGGCAAGATTTTTCAGGGAATGATACCGAAACTGGATAATGCGTTTTCGGCAATACAAAAAGGAGTTAGAGCAGTACATATCTTACAGGCAGAAGATCTTTCTTCTTTAATTTTAACCAAAAGAGCTTATGGAACAAGGATTACTGCATAA
- a CDS encoding aspartate aminotransferase family protein: MNLFDVYSLFDLTPVKAEASYLWDDKGEKYLDLYGGHAVISVGHSHPHYVKTISEQLQNIGFYSNSVNIPIQSQVAELLGKLSGYNDYQLFLCNSGAEANENALKLASFHNGKKKVIAFSKAFHGRTSAAVAATDDASIVAPVNETDNILFVEFNNEEALEKAFAENEISSVIIEGIQGVGGIQIPTDSFLQKIEKLCQEHNAVFILDEIQSGYGRTGKFFAHQFSGVKPDIITTAKGMGNGFPVAGVLISPKIEAKKGMLGTTFGGNYLACAASLAVLQILEKENLIQNAQEMGDYLVEQVKDLPKVKEVRSVGLMTGIELEMPCAEVRSNLLWKHKILTGNASNKNTLRILPSLAVSKEEIDQFVNALKTELNG; this comes from the coding sequence ATGAATTTATTTGACGTATACAGCCTTTTCGATCTTACACCGGTAAAAGCAGAAGCTTCTTATCTGTGGGATGATAAAGGTGAAAAATATTTAGATTTATACGGCGGACATGCCGTAATTTCAGTGGGGCATTCCCACCCGCACTATGTAAAAACAATTTCTGAACAATTACAGAACATAGGCTTTTACTCAAATTCAGTAAATATCCCGATTCAGAGCCAGGTAGCAGAATTATTAGGGAAATTAAGCGGTTACAATGATTATCAGTTGTTTCTGTGTAATTCGGGCGCTGAAGCTAATGAAAATGCACTGAAACTGGCTTCTTTTCATAATGGCAAGAAGAAAGTAATAGCTTTCAGCAAAGCTTTCCATGGCCGTACCTCTGCAGCAGTAGCTGCTACAGATGACGCAAGTATTGTTGCGCCGGTTAACGAAACGGATAATATATTGTTTGTAGAGTTTAATAACGAAGAAGCACTGGAAAAAGCCTTTGCTGAAAATGAAATATCATCTGTAATTATTGAAGGAATTCAGGGAGTCGGTGGGATTCAGATCCCTACAGATTCTTTCCTTCAGAAAATAGAGAAATTGTGTCAGGAACATAATGCTGTTTTCATTCTGGATGAAATACAATCAGGATACGGAAGAACAGGTAAATTCTTTGCACATCAGTTTTCCGGAGTAAAGCCAGATATTATTACAACAGCAAAAGGAATGGGAAATGGTTTTCCGGTAGCGGGAGTACTTATTTCTCCAAAAATAGAGGCTAAAAAGGGAATGTTAGGGACTACTTTTGGCGGGAACTATTTGGCATGTGCGGCTTCTTTGGCTGTACTGCAGATTCTGGAGAAGGAGAATCTTATTCAGAATGCTCAGGAAATGGGCGATTATCTTGTTGAGCAGGTAAAAGATTTGCCAAAAGTAAAAGAAGTTCGTAGTGTTGGATTGATGACCGGAATAGAATTGGAAATGCCATGTGCTGAAGTGCGTAGCAACTTATTATGGAAACATAAGATTCTTACAGGAAATGCTTCTAACAAAAATACACTCAGAATTTTACCGTCATTAGCGGTTTCCAAAGAAGAAATTGATCAATTTGTTAATGCTCTAAAAACTGAACTCAATGGCTAA
- the argH gene encoding argininosuccinate lyase, with amino-acid sequence MKLWDKNIDGKEAEHAKIIEKFTVGNDRDFDLLLAEYDIKGNLAHAEMLSRVGLLEESEWKLVEKELLIMLEEVKKGNFTIEDEVEDVHSQVEFNLTQKIGDAGKKIHSARSRNDQVLVDIKLYLKEEIKEIAKLSEHLFGTLQSLSEAHKDKLIPGYTHLQIAMPSSFGLWFGAYAEALTDDLELLVAAYNVCNKNPLGSAAGYGSSFPIDREFTTGKLDFETLNYNVVYAQMTRGKTEKILAMAMANLAGTLSKFSYDACLYMNQNFGFISFPDSLTTGSSIMPHKKNPDVFELVRAKSNRIQSLPNELTLMINNLPSGYHRDWQLTKEIIFPGIETLKDCLQILDFMLQHIVVKDGILTDEKYKYLFSVEAVNREVLNGLPFREAYKKIGLEIENNQFQASTSVNHTHKGSIGNLSTEEIRENFYKVFNKIN; translated from the coding sequence ATGAAACTTTGGGATAAAAATATTGATGGCAAAGAAGCTGAACACGCTAAGATCATTGAAAAATTTACGGTTGGAAACGATCGTGATTTCGATTTGCTTTTGGCAGAATATGATATAAAAGGAAATCTTGCTCATGCTGAGATGTTATCCCGTGTTGGACTTTTAGAAGAATCCGAATGGAAACTGGTAGAGAAAGAACTTCTTATCATGCTGGAAGAGGTAAAGAAGGGCAATTTTACAATTGAAGATGAAGTAGAAGATGTACATTCTCAGGTAGAGTTTAACCTTACACAGAAAATCGGAGATGCAGGTAAAAAGATTCACAGTGCCAGATCCCGTAACGATCAGGTTCTTGTTGATATTAAATTATATCTGAAAGAAGAGATTAAAGAGATTGCAAAGCTGTCTGAACATTTATTTGGAACATTGCAGTCTTTAAGCGAAGCTCATAAGGATAAACTGATTCCAGGGTATACACATTTACAGATTGCAATGCCTTCTTCATTTGGGCTTTGGTTTGGGGCTTATGCAGAGGCTTTGACCGATGATCTGGAGTTATTGGTAGCAGCTTATAATGTATGCAATAAGAACCCTTTAGGATCAGCGGCAGGATATGGATCTTCTTTTCCTATTGACCGTGAATTTACAACAGGGAAATTAGATTTCGAAACCCTGAATTACAACGTTGTTTATGCTCAGATGACACGTGGAAAAACTGAGAAAATCCTGGCAATGGCAATGGCTAACCTTGCAGGTACGCTTAGTAAGTTCTCTTATGATGCATGCTTGTATATGAATCAGAACTTTGGATTCATTAGCTTCCCAGACTCTCTAACAACTGGAAGCTCTATTATGCCACATAAAAAGAATCCTGATGTGTTCGAACTGGTAAGAGCAAAATCTAACAGAATTCAGTCTTTACCGAATGAATTAACCTTAATGATCAATAATCTGCCATCCGGTTACCACAGAGATTGGCAGCTTACAAAAGAAATTATCTTTCCGGGAATAGAGACTCTAAAAGACTGTCTTCAGATTTTAGACTTTATGCTGCAACATATTGTAGTAAAAGACGGAATTCTAACTGATGAAAAGTATAAATATCTATTCAGTGTAGAAGCGGTAAACCGTGAAGTACTAAACGGGTTGCCTTTCCGCGAGGCCTATAAAAAAATTGGCCTGGAGATCGAAAATAATCAATTCCAGGCCAGTACATCTGTAAATCATACGCACAAAGGCAGTATAGGTAATCTGTCGACTGAAGAAATCAGAGAAAACTTTTATAAAGTTTTCAATAAAATTAATTAA
- a CDS encoding M20 family metallo-hydrolase codes for MEQGLLHNEVENLYQEVLALLKRLIETQSFSKEEDQTAQMIGDFLEAKGVKYNREQNNIWAENLYFDDAKPTILFNSHHDTVKPNLSYTNDPFKAIEKDGKLYGLGSNDAGGPLVSLIATFLYFYAQKDLKYNIILSATAEEEISGVNGVESILKHLGNLEFAIVGEPTEMQLAVAEKGLLVLDCVAKGTPSHAAHPNNDNAIYNAIEDIEWVRNYEFPKESPWLGKVKMTTTVINAGYLHNMVPDECRFTIDVRVTDQYTNQEVYETIKAHLKSEVKPRSLRLNSSSISEEHPIVRAGLELGRTCYGSPTSSDQAVIPFASLKLGPGLSTRSHSADEYIFLHEIKEGIELYIKILEKIIY; via the coding sequence ATGGAACAAGGATTACTGCATAATGAAGTGGAAAATTTATATCAGGAGGTATTAGCACTCCTGAAAAGACTTATAGAAACACAATCTTTTAGCAAAGAAGAAGATCAGACGGCACAGATGATCGGAGATTTTCTTGAAGCTAAAGGAGTAAAATATAACCGGGAACAAAATAATATTTGGGCGGAGAATCTATACTTTGATGATGCCAAACCAACAATATTATTCAATTCCCATCACGATACGGTAAAGCCTAATCTTAGCTATACGAATGATCCGTTTAAGGCTATCGAAAAAGATGGAAAGCTTTATGGATTGGGAAGTAACGACGCTGGTGGGCCATTAGTATCTCTTATTGCTACTTTTCTTTATTTCTATGCTCAGAAAGATTTAAAGTACAATATTATTTTGTCGGCAACAGCAGAAGAGGAAATTTCAGGAGTTAATGGAGTAGAGTCAATTCTGAAGCATTTGGGTAATCTGGAATTTGCAATTGTTGGAGAGCCTACGGAAATGCAATTGGCAGTAGCTGAAAAAGGACTTTTAGTACTGGATTGTGTAGCAAAAGGAACTCCATCGCATGCTGCTCACCCGAATAATGATAATGCTATTTATAATGCAATTGAAGATATTGAGTGGGTAAGAAACTACGAGTTTCCGAAAGAATCTCCATGGTTAGGAAAAGTTAAGATGACTACCACGGTGATTAATGCGGGATACCTACATAATATGGTTCCGGATGAATGCAGATTTACAATAGATGTACGTGTTACAGATCAATACACCAATCAGGAAGTATATGAAACGATTAAAGCCCATCTGAAATCTGAGGTTAAGCCAAGATCTCTTCGACTAAATTCATCGTCGATATCTGAAGAGCATCCGATCGTAAGAGCTGGATTGGAACTAGGAAGAACCTGCTATGGATCGCCTACATCATCAGATCAGGCTGTAATACCGTTTGCATCGTTAAAACTGGGGCCAGGATTATCTACCAGGTCACATAGTGCAGACGAGTATATTTTCCTTCACGAGATAAAAGAAGGAATAGAACTATATATTAAAATTCTAGAAAAAATTATTTACTAA